In Rahnella variigena, one DNA window encodes the following:
- the slyD gene encoding peptidylprolyl isomerase: protein MKVAKDLVISVAYQVRTEDGVLVDESPVSAPLDYLHGHGSLISGLETALEGHAIGDVFDVHVGANDAYGNYDENLVQRVPKDVFMGVDELEVGMRFLADTDQGPVPVEITEVDGDHVVVDGNHMLAGQDLNFHVEVVAIREATEEELAHGHVHGEHGHDHGHDHEHGEGCCGGHGHDHDHDHGHDHGKKGGCGGNGGCGCH from the coding sequence ATGAAAGTAGCAAAAGACCTGGTCATCAGCGTGGCATATCAGGTACGTACAGAAGACGGTGTGTTGGTTGATGAATCTCCGGTGAGCGCGCCGTTGGATTATCTGCACGGCCATGGTTCCCTGATCTCCGGTCTGGAAACTGCGCTGGAAGGTCATGCCATTGGTGACGTTTTTGATGTGCATGTTGGCGCCAACGACGCTTACGGCAACTACGACGAAAACCTGGTTCAGCGCGTGCCTAAAGACGTGTTCATGGGTGTTGATGAGCTGGAAGTCGGTATGCGTTTCCTGGCTGACACCGATCAGGGGCCGGTTCCTGTAGAAATCACTGAAGTTGACGGCGACCACGTTGTTGTCGACGGCAACCACATGCTGGCAGGTCAGGATCTGAACTTCCACGTCGAAGTGGTGGCAATCCGTGAAGCAACTGAAGAAGAACTGGCTCACGGCCACGTTCACGGCGAACACGGCCACGATCATGGTCACGACCATGAACACGGCGAAGGCTGCTGCGGTGGTCACGGCCACGACCATGATCACGACCACGGTCATGATCACGGCAAAAAAGGCGGTTGTGGCGGTAACGGTGGCTGCGGTTGCCACTAA
- a CDS encoding YheV family putative zinc ribbon protein yields the protein MATTRKRFIAGAVCPKCKAMDTLALWQEDQVEVVECVKCGHHQRQTDAQVSKKLRPEEQVIGIFDPK from the coding sequence ATGGCTACAACCCGTAAACGGTTTATCGCTGGTGCGGTATGTCCGAAATGTAAGGCGATGGATACGCTGGCTTTATGGCAGGAAGATCAGGTCGAAGTGGTGGAGTGTGTGAAGTGCGGGCACCATCAGCGTCAGACGGATGCACAGGTCAGCAAGAAGCTGCGGCCGGAAGAGCAGGTGATTGGTATTTTCGATCCGAAGTAG